One Alkalicoccus halolimnae DNA segment encodes these proteins:
- the cysK gene encoding cysteine synthase A, with protein sequence MDELIGDTPIVKLNHLPDKQGAQVYLKLEYMNPSGSVKDRAASNMIEQAEKDGLLRPDSVIIEPTSGNTGIGLAMTAAAKGYRTILTMPDTMSQERINLLKAYGAEVVLTQGDKKMPGAIEKAKQLTEQTTNGFMPMQFENAANPDAHRFTTAKEIKDAMKQLNKPLSAFVATSGTGGTITGTGEELRKAYPDAAIHVVEPKGSPVLSGGRPGPHKLVGTSPGFIPPILNEAVYEKIHQISDEDAYDAARRLAREEGILVGPSSGAACYAACQVAKQYGPEDVVVAIACDTGERYLSTDLFQFD encoded by the coding sequence ATGGATGAACTCATCGGGGATACTCCGATCGTTAAGTTGAATCATCTTCCAGATAAACAGGGAGCTCAAGTTTATTTAAAACTTGAATATATGAATCCTAGTGGAAGTGTGAAAGACCGTGCTGCTTCCAATATGATCGAACAGGCTGAAAAAGACGGGCTCCTTCGTCCTGATTCAGTAATAATTGAACCAACCTCCGGCAACACAGGCATTGGGCTGGCAATGACCGCAGCTGCCAAAGGATACCGTACGATTCTGACGATGCCTGACACGATGTCTCAGGAGCGCATTAATTTATTAAAAGCCTACGGCGCAGAGGTCGTTCTTACTCAGGGCGATAAAAAGATGCCTGGTGCTATAGAAAAAGCGAAACAATTAACGGAACAGACAACCAACGGGTTTATGCCGATGCAGTTTGAAAATGCCGCCAATCCGGATGCCCACCGTTTTACAACCGCAAAGGAAATCAAAGATGCTATGAAACAGCTGAACAAACCGCTTTCAGCTTTTGTTGCAACTTCAGGCACAGGCGGGACGATTACCGGTACAGGAGAAGAACTGCGTAAGGCTTATCCTGATGCAGCGATTCATGTCGTAGAGCCAAAAGGTTCTCCTGTACTTTCCGGCGGACGGCCCGGTCCGCATAAACTTGTAGGCACTTCTCCAGGCTTTATTCCTCCGATTCTGAATGAAGCTGTGTATGAAAAAATACATCAGATTTCAGACGAAGATGCCTACGATGCTGCCAGGCGCCTTGCCCGCGAAGAAGGTATTCTCGTAGGTCCTTCTTCCGGAGCAGCCTGCTACGCGGCCTGCCAGGTTGCCAAGCAGTATGGACCGGAGGATGTTGTTGTTGCGATTGCCTGTGACACGGGTGAAAGGTATCTCTCGACAGACTTGTTCCAATTTGATTAA
- the thpR gene encoding RNA 2',3'-cyclic phosphodiesterase has product MVHHFIGLEVNEAVRNKALQIQKQLHVSDYYKHITHPEDLHLTMLFLGGWKETYVLWGNLKEKTLPAVSFTVSKWSFFGSEKKPRVLILKAEKEQNLKLLQEQIEEEAVKLGFPSSGKLFRPHITTAKKYGSDKEFPFKTEGSFEPVYMQVNALTLFQVNPGSRPMYKKVDRIPLADVYRGNS; this is encoded by the coding sequence ATGGTCCATCATTTTATCGGTCTGGAAGTAAATGAAGCAGTCCGGAATAAAGCCTTACAGATTCAGAAACAGCTTCACGTTTCCGATTATTATAAACACATCACGCACCCAGAAGATCTCCACCTTACCATGCTTTTTTTAGGGGGCTGGAAGGAGACTTACGTTCTATGGGGGAATTTAAAAGAAAAAACGCTCCCTGCAGTTTCTTTTACTGTTTCAAAATGGAGCTTTTTCGGAAGTGAAAAGAAACCCCGCGTGTTAATACTGAAAGCGGAGAAAGAACAAAATCTGAAGCTGCTTCAGGAACAAATAGAGGAAGAAGCTGTGAAGTTAGGTTTTCCTTCATCCGGAAAGTTATTTCGTCCTCATATAACAACAGCTAAAAAATACGGATCCGATAAGGAGTTTCCTTTCAAAACAGAAGGTTCATTCGAGCCTGTTTACATGCAGGTGAATGCATTGACCCTATTTCAGGTTAATCCAGGATCCCGTCCGATGTATAAAAAAGTGGATCGGATCCCCCTGGCAGATGTTTATAGGGGAAACAGTTGA
- a CDS encoding DeoR family transcriptional regulator: MKPSTDRMLTRIKSVYLYIKQKGSVSTKELVEEFGTTDRTIQRDLNVLEYNGLVMPMERGIWTTTNKKTKVS, encoded by the coding sequence TTGAAACCGTCAACCGATCGTATGTTAACTCGTATTAAATCTGTGTATCTTTACATTAAACAGAAAGGGAGCGTTTCTACGAAAGAGCTCGTCGAAGAATTTGGGACAACTGACCGAACAATTCAGCGGGATTTAAATGTACTGGAATATAACGGACTCGTCATGCCTATGGAACGAGGCATCTGGACAACGACGAACAAAAAAACAAAAGTTTCTTAA
- a CDS encoding MFS transporter, with the protein MQQRTFFNMKGYFFFIYFGLGGLFPLLTVYLQDDVGLSGAQIGVITSIGPVVMILIQPVWGMFSDYTKRPKLLLTVASIGAGLSGLTYVFAEDYFLFVTIAALLAVFQSAVIPLSDSIAMNYVRRHGGDYGKIRMWGAVGFAVAVWIMGNLSDLFGLQVIFYGFAIVLFISAFFSTGMPNETATAKVDLKGGMRRLVKVDGFMLFLFITFLVYGPIMANNFYFGVLIQFVGGSLAGVGFAFLLAAGSEVPFMRWAGAWIYRRGILTILFAAALISGLRWIFYAAGPDPVWIYVTTIMQGFSIGLFVPAALQYVSEISPKEVRATAVSIYAAVGNGVGAFFFSMSAGLLIDWFSILAVYLFYGVCTLSGAFLLFVLVRKQPHIVRKPGT; encoded by the coding sequence ATGCAGCAGCGAACGTTTTTTAATATGAAAGGATATTTTTTCTTTATTTATTTCGGTTTAGGGGGTCTTTTCCCACTATTAACTGTGTATCTTCAAGACGACGTAGGGTTGTCGGGCGCGCAGATTGGCGTAATAACTTCAATAGGTCCGGTCGTGATGATTCTGATCCAGCCTGTTTGGGGCATGTTCAGTGACTATACTAAACGTCCTAAATTACTGTTAACCGTTGCTTCTATCGGAGCAGGATTGAGCGGTTTAACGTATGTTTTTGCTGAGGACTATTTTCTTTTCGTCACTATAGCAGCCCTGCTTGCTGTGTTTCAAAGCGCCGTTATCCCTTTATCCGACAGTATTGCGATGAATTATGTACGCCGGCATGGAGGGGATTATGGAAAAATCCGCATGTGGGGAGCAGTTGGATTTGCCGTAGCCGTGTGGATAATGGGTAACCTTTCCGATCTATTCGGACTGCAGGTTATTTTTTATGGATTTGCCATTGTGTTATTTATCAGTGCGTTTTTCTCTACGGGTATGCCTAATGAAACAGCGACGGCGAAAGTTGATTTGAAGGGCGGTATGAGACGCCTCGTTAAAGTAGATGGATTTATGCTCTTTTTGTTTATCACATTTCTCGTATATGGACCGATTATGGCAAACAATTTTTATTTCGGAGTGCTTATTCAATTTGTGGGAGGATCCCTTGCAGGAGTCGGTTTCGCCTTTCTGCTTGCCGCAGGAAGTGAAGTTCCGTTTATGCGCTGGGCAGGGGCATGGATTTACCGCCGCGGTATTTTAACAATACTATTTGCGGCTGCGTTAATATCCGGTCTGCGCTGGATTTTTTATGCTGCCGGCCCTGATCCTGTTTGGATATATGTAACTACGATCATGCAGGGTTTCAGTATCGGACTTTTTGTGCCGGCTGCCCTGCAGTATGTTTCAGAAATATCACCGAAAGAAGTACGTGCTACAGCGGTTTCCATCTATGCAGCGGTCGGCAATGGAGTCGGTGCTTTCTTCTTCAGCATGTCAGCGGGACTTCTTATTGACTGGTTTTCGATATTGGCAGTTTATTTATTTTATGGAGTGTGTACTCTGAGCGGGGCATTTCTTCTGTTCGTGCTTGTACGCAAACAGCCGCATATTGTGAGAAAACCAGGGACATAG